In the Novosphingobium sp. 9 genome, one interval contains:
- the fahA gene encoding fumarylacetoacetase, translated as MTLPLRDATHDPKRTSWVASANGHAQFPVQNLPLGVYAPPAGPPRIGVAIGAAVLDLAACAVADLLPAAAQDAACQDTLNAIFALPARERQALRHSISALLSDLSYREMVEPLLTPAADCTMHLPARIGDYTDFYVGIHHAEAVGRLFRPQNPLLPNYKHLPIGYHGRASSVRVSGEPVIRPRGLVLPAGADVPTYAPTARLDHEVELALWVGPGNAPGQPIPIAEAAQHVVGVGLLNDWSARDIQAFEYQPLGPFLGKSFHTSVSPWVVTLEALAPFLTAQTPRPEGDPAPPPHLHDEEDARRGALALTLEANLTSERMRRHGDVPLRLSRASAGAMYWTMAQMIAHHTSNGCDLRPGDLLGTGTISGPDEGGCGSLLEMTRGGIDLLTLPSGETRAFLEDGDEVVLSARAQAPGAVPIGLGECRARVLPAFDAQGSAGTRQGASSPV; from the coding sequence ATGACGCTGCCCTTGCGCGATGCCACGCATGACCCGAAGCGCACCAGTTGGGTCGCAAGCGCGAACGGCCATGCGCAGTTTCCGGTGCAGAACCTGCCGCTGGGCGTCTACGCCCCGCCCGCGGGGCCTCCCCGCATCGGCGTTGCCATTGGCGCCGCAGTGCTTGACCTCGCTGCCTGCGCCGTGGCCGATCTCCTGCCCGCTGCGGCACAGGATGCGGCCTGCCAGGACACGCTGAATGCGATCTTTGCCTTGCCCGCCCGCGAACGACAGGCCCTGCGCCACAGCATCAGCGCCCTGCTCAGCGACCTGTCCTACCGCGAAATGGTGGAACCGCTGCTCACCCCGGCTGCGGATTGCACGATGCATCTGCCCGCACGGATCGGGGACTACACCGATTTCTATGTCGGCATTCATCATGCCGAAGCGGTCGGTCGCCTGTTTCGCCCACAAAATCCTCTGCTGCCCAACTACAAGCACCTGCCCATCGGCTATCACGGACGCGCCTCCTCTGTCCGCGTCTCGGGCGAACCGGTGATCCGCCCGCGCGGACTGGTGCTTCCCGCAGGTGCCGATGTGCCCACGTACGCACCGACGGCAAGGCTCGATCACGAAGTGGAGCTGGCCTTGTGGGTCGGTCCCGGCAATGCGCCCGGACAGCCGATCCCGATTGCCGAAGCGGCGCAGCATGTGGTCGGCGTTGGCCTGCTCAACGACTGGTCGGCGCGCGATATACAGGCTTTCGAATACCAGCCGCTCGGCCCGTTCCTGGGCAAGAGCTTCCACACCTCGGTTTCGCCCTGGGTGGTGACGCTGGAGGCTCTCGCGCCGTTCCTCACCGCGCAAACACCGCGCCCCGAAGGCGACCCAGCCCCGCCGCCGCATCTGCATGACGAAGAGGACGCCCGGCGCGGCGCCCTTGCGCTCACGCTCGAAGCCAACCTCACCAGCGAGCGGATGCGACGCCACGGCGATGTGCCGCTGCGCCTCAGCCGCGCGAGTGCCGGTGCGATGTACTGGACGATGGCGCAGATGATCGCGCACCACACCTCGAACGGGTGCGACCTGCGCCCCGGCGACCTGCTCGGCACCGGCACGATCTCGGGACCTGATGAAGGCGGATGCGGAAGCCTGCTGGAGATGACGCGCGGCGGAATTGATCTCCTTACCCTGCCCTCCGGCGAGACACGCGCCTTCCTCGAAGACGGTGACGAAGTGGTGCTGAGCGCGCGTGCACAGGCCCCCGGTGCGGTGCCGATCGGCCTGGGCGAATGTCGCGCGCGCGTGCTGCCCGCATTCGATGCCCAGGGCAGCGCTGGAACCCGCCAGGGTGCCTCTAGCCCCGTCTAG
- a CDS encoding xanthine dehydrogenase family protein molybdopterin-binding subunit yields MEDAALLTGRGRYVDDLGVRPGTAHAAILRSASGHARIRGIDTTAAQALPGVYAVVTAEHIQALTNSLVVGLKIPIECWPLAVDKVRYFGEPVAVVVARDRYVAEDALDLIKVDYETLPSVIDPEAALAPDAPVLHDGLGSNLANTREFTYGDPEAAFAAAPHRIATTVRYPRSACTPIETYGVVAEYDAGTDSYDVTANFQGPFSIHAVMARALNVPGNRLRLRTPGDSGGSFGIKQAIFPYVVLISVAARVAGRPVKWIEDRLEHLMASCVATNRVTTLSAAVEEDGRITALEWDQLEDTGAHLRAPEPATLYRMHGNMTGAYAIQNVKIRNRLVMTNKMPTGLNRGFGGPQMYYALERLVQRIAVELNLDPVEVIRRNYIPADAFPYRTATGALYDSGDYQAATARALDEGGLADLRERQKQARAEGRLYGIGFAAAIEPSVSNMGYITAVLTPEQRAKAGPKNGAQATATISIDAVGSVSVHVSSVPQGQGHRTVLSQVVADGLGLAPKDISVVTDLDTGKDAWSIASGNYSSRFAAAVAGAARIACDRIRAKLATVAAAQLKVEVEDVVFANGRVHGSNPEKSLPFARIASSSHWSPGELPQGIDHTIRETAFWSPPQLTAPDGQDRVNSSLCHGFIFDICAIEIDRETCEIRFDRYVTMHDCGRILHPGMVEGQVTGGFVHALGAAMYEESAYAPDGSLLTGTLADYLIPTITETPPLTILHHETPSPFTPLGAKGVGEGNCMSTPVCIANAVADALGIAEITLPITPAKLAEFIHGEEPQPSKPVMQKPKPTKTGPGERALTGAGQATVDAPRQQIWNMLLDPDQLMTIIPGAHGVEKVSDTEFTADVTLGIGPVKGRYTARIALSDLDEPNAVTLAGGTEGALGSGQGTGRITLTEENGRTTIAYNYEAAVGGKVAAIGGRLLDGAARVVIGQFFEALARKAGGSSGAKLRVPLWLKRIFAMAGVGK; encoded by the coding sequence GTGGAGGATGCCGCCCTGCTCACCGGACGCGGGCGTTATGTCGACGATCTGGGTGTGCGGCCGGGCACGGCCCACGCCGCGATCCTGCGCTCTGCCAGTGGCCACGCCCGCATTCGCGGCATCGACACGACAGCGGCGCAAGCGCTTCCCGGCGTCTATGCCGTCGTCACGGCCGAGCATATTCAGGCCTTGACCAACAGCCTTGTCGTCGGCCTGAAGATCCCCATCGAATGCTGGCCGCTGGCGGTCGACAAGGTGCGCTATTTCGGCGAGCCGGTAGCGGTCGTCGTCGCCCGCGATCGCTATGTGGCCGAAGACGCGCTCGATCTCATCAAGGTCGATTACGAGACTCTGCCTTCGGTGATCGACCCGGAGGCCGCGCTCGCACCGGATGCGCCGGTGCTGCACGATGGCCTTGGCAGCAATCTCGCCAACACGCGCGAGTTCACCTACGGCGATCCCGAAGCCGCCTTCGCCGCCGCGCCGCACCGGATCGCAACGACCGTGCGCTATCCCCGCAGCGCCTGCACGCCGATAGAGACCTACGGTGTCGTCGCCGAATACGATGCCGGGACCGACAGCTACGATGTCACCGCCAACTTCCAGGGGCCTTTCTCGATCCACGCGGTGATGGCCCGCGCGCTCAACGTGCCGGGCAACCGCCTGCGCCTGCGGACACCGGGCGACAGCGGCGGCAGTTTCGGGATCAAGCAGGCGATCTTTCCCTACGTCGTGCTGATCTCGGTCGCCGCGCGCGTTGCGGGCCGTCCGGTCAAGTGGATCGAGGACCGCCTCGAACACCTGATGGCCTCCTGCGTCGCCACCAACCGCGTCACCACGCTGAGCGCCGCGGTGGAGGAGGACGGCCGCATCACCGCGCTCGAATGGGACCAGCTGGAAGACACCGGCGCCCATCTGCGCGCGCCGGAGCCTGCCACGCTCTATCGCATGCACGGCAACATGACCGGTGCCTACGCGATCCAGAACGTGAAAATCCGCAACCGGCTGGTCATGACCAACAAGATGCCGACCGGCCTCAATCGCGGCTTCGGCGGCCCGCAGATGTACTATGCGCTGGAGCGGCTGGTGCAGCGCATCGCGGTGGAACTGAACCTCGATCCGGTGGAGGTGATCCGCCGCAACTACATTCCCGCCGATGCCTTCCCCTATCGCACCGCCACCGGCGCGCTCTACGACAGCGGCGACTACCAGGCCGCCACCGCCCGCGCGCTCGATGAAGGCGGCCTTGCGGACTTGCGCGAACGCCAGAAGCAGGCGCGTGCCGAAGGGCGGCTCTATGGCATCGGCTTTGCCGCCGCGATCGAGCCCAGCGTCTCGAACATGGGCTATATCACCGCTGTCCTGACGCCCGAGCAACGCGCCAAGGCCGGCCCCAAAAACGGTGCGCAGGCGACCGCGACGATCTCCATCGACGCGGTGGGATCGGTCAGTGTCCACGTCTCCTCGGTGCCGCAGGGTCAGGGCCACCGCACAGTGCTCTCGCAGGTTGTCGCCGACGGGCTGGGACTGGCGCCGAAGGACATCAGCGTCGTCACCGACCTCGACACCGGCAAGGATGCCTGGTCGATCGCCTCGGGCAACTATTCCAGCCGTTTCGCCGCCGCCGTTGCCGGGGCCGCGCGCATCGCCTGCGACCGTATCCGCGCCAAGCTGGCAACGGTTGCCGCCGCGCAGCTGAAGGTCGAGGTGGAGGACGTGGTTTTCGCCAACGGCCGCGTCCACGGCAGCAATCCGGAAAAGTCGCTGCCTTTCGCCCGCATCGCCTCGTCCAGCCACTGGTCTCCGGGCGAACTGCCGCAGGGGATCGACCATACCATTCGCGAAACCGCGTTCTGGTCCCCCCCGCAACTGACCGCGCCGGATGGACAGGACCGCGTCAATTCCTCGCTGTGCCACGGCTTCATCTTCGACATCTGCGCGATCGAGATCGACCGCGAGACCTGCGAGATCCGTTTCGACCGCTACGTCACCATGCACGATTGCGGGCGCATCCTGCACCCCGGCATGGTCGAGGGGCAGGTCACGGGCGGCTTCGTCCATGCTCTTGGCGCCGCGATGTACGAGGAAAGCGCCTATGCGCCCGACGGCAGCCTGCTGACCGGCACACTGGCCGACTATCTGATCCCGACGATCACCGAAACGCCGCCCCTCACCATCCTGCACCACGAGACGCCCTCCCCCTTCACCCCGCTGGGCGCCAAGGGCGTGGGCGAAGGCAACTGCATGTCGACCCCGGTGTGCATCGCCAACGCCGTAGCCGACGCTTTGGGCATCGCAGAGATCACCCTGCCGATCACCCCCGCCAAGCTCGCCGAATTCATTCATGGCGAGGAACCGCAACCTTCCAAACCGGTCATGCAAAAGCCCAAGCCGACGAAGACCGGCCCCGGCGAGCGCGCGTTGACCGGTGCCGGTCAGGCCACCGTCGATGCCCCGCGCCAGCAGATCTGGAACATGCTGCTCGATCCCGACCAGCTGATGACGATCATCCCCGGCGCGCATGGCGTGGAAAAGGTATCCGACACCGAATTCACCGCCGACGTCACCCTCGGTATCGGTCCGGTCAAGGGACGCTACACCGCCCGCATCGCGCTGTCCGACCTCGACGAACCCAATGCCGTCACGCTGGCGGGCGGCACCGAGGGGGCACTCGGCTCCGGGCAAGGCACGGGACGCATCACGCTCACCGAAGAGAATGGCCGCACCACCATCGCCTACAACTACGAAGCCGCTGTCGGCGGCAAGGTGGCGGCCATCGGCGGACGTCTGCTGGACGGCGCCGCGCGCGTCGTCATCGGCCAGTTCTTCGAGGCTCTGGCGCGCAAGGCCGGTGGCTCCAGCGGTGCGAAGCTGCGCGTGCCGCTGTGGCTCAAGCGGATCTTCGCAATGGCGGGAGTCGGCAAATGA
- a CDS encoding FAD binding domain-containing protein — MKPAPFDYLRAGHIDEALDLLRREGGDARVIAGGQSLLPMLNMRLARPKVLLDVMHVPELAEVREERGSLRIGAGVRQAQVLGIENLARRQPLLAAGLSWVGHAQTRARGTVCGSIAHADPSAELPLTLLTLGGEVHLRTAKKRRTLAAADFMTGMMATAKADDEMIEAVSIPLARSGTGYAFNEIGRRHGDFAIVACAAMVDETRTVLGIGGVADMPARRELPLPDAPDFADALNQFAWELDARDDLHASARYRRDLVRQMGARTIEEAARCRA, encoded by the coding sequence ATGAAGCCCGCCCCGTTCGATTATCTGCGCGCCGGCCATATCGATGAAGCGCTCGACCTGCTGCGGCGCGAGGGCGGCGATGCCCGCGTGATCGCAGGTGGTCAGTCGCTGCTGCCGATGCTCAACATGCGCCTAGCCCGGCCCAAGGTCCTGCTCGACGTGATGCACGTCCCCGAACTGGCCGAAGTACGCGAAGAGCGCGGCAGCCTGCGCATCGGCGCGGGCGTGCGACAGGCACAGGTGCTCGGCATCGAGAACCTTGCCCGGCGCCAGCCCCTGCTCGCTGCCGGACTTTCATGGGTGGGCCATGCGCAGACCCGAGCGCGCGGCACCGTCTGCGGCTCGATCGCCCATGCCGACCCTTCCGCCGAACTGCCGCTGACCCTGCTGACGCTGGGCGGTGAAGTCCACCTGCGCACGGCGAAGAAGCGCCGCACGCTGGCCGCTGCCGATTTCATGACCGGCATGATGGCCACCGCCAAAGCCGACGACGAGATGATCGAGGCGGTCTCCATCCCGCTCGCCAGATCCGGCACCGGCTATGCCTTCAACGAGATCGGGCGTCGCCACGGCGACTTCGCCATCGTCGCCTGCGCGGCGATGGTGGACGAGACCCGCACCGTGCTCGGCATCGGCGGTGTGGCGGACATGCCCGCCCGGCGCGAACTGCCGCTGCCCGATGCACCCGACTTTGCCGACGCGCTCAACCAGTTCGCCTGGGAACTGGATGCGCGCGACGACCTTCACGCCAGCGCCCGCTATCGCCGCGACCTCGTTCGCCAGATGGGCGCCCGCACTATCGAGGAGGCCGCAAGATGCCGCGCCTGA
- a CDS encoding alginate export family protein — translation MILTALGLAATTAPLALSAASPDAILVNSDAVAAIAPATVQASAKAPPSAQEPAPEPGARTDFPFEAQGLGGAVGPVYHLSRWTEDWSYLRDKSKRKDPFDPLKFVPLDPEGNTYITFSNEMRPRINVMSNPGLIPGSPRQDQLLMRIFAGADLHVGDHFRAYGELASSLVGGNNVQKSKTSGYVKNDLFVQQLFVDAHTQIGSADVGVRVGRQDFLDGPPVIISNQENADIHVTFDGVRGWITGKRVRASLFDFDYVTVGTGAFDDPTDHSRHLRGVTASVMLTPPGGKGDPQIFFDPFLWQYTNRAASYGGVTGHERRETYGTRLWGSGGPISFDWTALKQSGRFDGRDIDATMVFTKQLVQLSSKGWKPQIGFHADLASGGGAFGDGTLGTANFLVGSVPYWSWSVSFGMSNFKALAPMVNLQPTKKLKVQMEYEMLWRDDVHDAIYQSSGLPYARTQNSTDAHTANLLRANISYAINPHLTWTTRLEYVDAKGGLTQAGYGDSMFAGTWLQFRF, via the coding sequence ATGATCCTTACCGCCCTTGGCCTTGCTGCCACAACCGCTCCCCTGGCGTTAAGCGCAGCCAGTCCGGACGCCATTCTGGTCAATTCCGATGCCGTCGCCGCCATCGCCCCGGCAACAGTGCAGGCTTCCGCGAAGGCGCCTCCCTCTGCACAGGAACCGGCTCCCGAGCCCGGCGCCAGGACCGATTTTCCCTTCGAGGCGCAAGGGCTCGGCGGCGCGGTCGGCCCGGTCTATCACCTCTCGCGCTGGACCGAGGACTGGTCGTATCTGCGTGACAAATCCAAACGCAAGGACCCGTTCGATCCGCTCAAGTTCGTGCCGCTGGACCCCGAAGGCAACACCTACATCACCTTCAGCAACGAGATGCGGCCGCGCATCAACGTGATGTCGAACCCCGGCCTTATTCCGGGTTCACCCCGGCAGGACCAGTTGCTGATGCGCATCTTCGCAGGCGCAGACCTGCATGTCGGGGACCATTTCCGCGCCTATGGCGAACTGGCCAGCAGCCTTGTCGGCGGCAATAACGTGCAGAAGTCCAAAACCAGCGGCTATGTGAAGAACGACCTGTTCGTCCAGCAGCTCTTCGTCGATGCCCATACGCAGATCGGCAGTGCAGACGTTGGCGTGCGCGTCGGGCGGCAGGACTTTCTCGACGGCCCACCGGTGATCATCTCCAATCAGGAGAATGCCGATATTCACGTCACTTTCGATGGCGTGCGCGGCTGGATCACCGGCAAGCGGGTGCGCGCCAGTCTGTTCGATTTCGATTACGTGACGGTCGGCACCGGTGCCTTCGACGATCCCACCGACCATTCCCGCCATCTGCGCGGCGTGACCGCCAGCGTCATGCTTACACCGCCGGGCGGCAAAGGCGATCCGCAGATCTTCTTCGACCCTTTCCTGTGGCAATATACCAATCGCGCAGCGAGTTACGGCGGCGTGACCGGGCATGAGCGGCGCGAGACATACGGCACACGGCTTTGGGGCAGCGGTGGCCCGATCAGCTTCGACTGGACGGCGCTGAAGCAAAGCGGCCGCTTCGACGGGCGCGACATCGACGCGACGATGGTCTTCACCAAGCAGCTCGTCCAGTTGAGCAGCAAGGGCTGGAAGCCGCAGATCGGCTTCCATGCGGACCTTGCGTCGGGTGGCGGCGCGTTCGGCGACGGCACGCTGGGAACCGCGAATTTCCTGGTCGGCTCGGTGCCGTACTGGAGCTGGTCCGTCTCGTTCGGCATGTCGAACTTCAAGGCGCTGGCCCCGATGGTGAACCTGCAACCGACCAAAAAGCTGAAAGTCCAGATGGAGTACGAGATGCTCTGGCGCGACGACGTACACGACGCGATCTACCAGTCCTCCGGCCTGCCCTATGCGCGCACCCAGAACTCGACCGATGCGCATACCGCCAACCTGCTGCGCGCCAACATTTCCTATGCGATCAATCCCCACCTCACCTGGACTACCCGGCTCGAATATGTCGATGCCAAGGGCGGACTGACGCAGGCGGGCTACGGCGACAGCATGTTTGCGGGAACATGGCTGCAATTCCGGTTTTAA
- a CDS encoding AMP-binding protein, translating to MLDLGTTFIAALERDPDRIAIIDGDVRLTYAQWYARISALVASLEKIGLKPGDHLVSVLKNRWQAATLHWACQFSGVILTPINWRSKADEVSYAVHDAEACAIVYEDLPEKTVASAGLDGSVVHITLDTPRVGELAFDDLIADTAAPPAKPRAKADDWSLMLYTSGTTSRPKGVPRRQRAERAAAIAHVAQNLYGYGEKTLGVMPLYHTMGVRSLLATAIINGTFVCMPKFDPAEAVTLIEKEGIQNLYLVPTLYHDIVRHPDFAPERVASVRKIGFAGAPMTDGLLKQVDAAFGPELFVNHYGSSEIYTCTIDQNAQAKPGSAGKSGINQLIRVVAFDHDDPEAVAPHGTEGQIIALLEGDEAFEGYWRRPEANEKSLKNGWFFSSDTGYFDEDGDLFVTGRLDDMIISGGENVSPVEVESQLSLHPAVGEVAVVGLPHERWGKVVTAFVAPSKPVTAEELDAFCAASTLANFKRPRAFVFVREIPKSPVGKLLRRKLVSGEYEELTPSDLPTSDIKDTAA from the coding sequence ATGCTTGACCTGGGAACGACGTTCATCGCCGCGCTGGAGCGCGATCCCGACCGGATCGCGATCATCGACGGCGACGTGCGGCTGACATACGCACAATGGTACGCCAGGATTTCCGCGCTGGTCGCCTCGCTGGAGAAGATCGGCCTCAAGCCCGGCGATCACCTCGTCAGCGTGCTCAAGAACCGCTGGCAGGCCGCGACGCTGCACTGGGCCTGCCAGTTCTCGGGCGTGATCCTCACCCCGATCAACTGGCGCTCCAAGGCCGACGAGGTCAGCTATGCGGTGCACGATGCCGAAGCCTGCGCCATCGTCTACGAGGACCTGCCGGAAAAGACCGTCGCCTCGGCGGGGCTCGATGGCTCGGTAGTCCACATCACGCTCGACACGCCCCGCGTGGGTGAACTGGCTTTCGACGACCTGATCGCCGATACCGCCGCCCCGCCTGCAAAGCCGCGCGCCAAGGCCGACGACTGGTCGCTGATGCTCTACACCTCGGGCACCACCTCGCGTCCCAAGGGTGTACCGCGCCGCCAGCGGGCCGAGCGCGCCGCCGCCATCGCCCATGTCGCGCAGAACCTCTACGGCTACGGCGAAAAGACGCTGGGTGTCATGCCGCTCTATCACACGATGGGCGTGCGCTCGCTGCTGGCCACCGCGATCATCAACGGCACCTTCGTGTGCATGCCCAAGTTCGATCCCGCCGAGGCGGTAACGCTGATCGAGAAGGAGGGCATCCAGAACCTCTATCTCGTGCCCACGCTGTACCATGACATTGTGCGCCATCCCGATTTCGCGCCCGAACGGGTCGCCTCGGTGCGCAAGATCGGCTTTGCCGGCGCACCGATGACCGACGGATTGCTCAAGCAGGTCGATGCCGCGTTCGGCCCCGAGCTGTTCGTCAACCACTACGGCTCTTCCGAGATCTACACCTGCACCATCGACCAGAACGCGCAGGCCAAACCCGGCAGCGCAGGCAAATCGGGCATCAACCAGCTGATCCGCGTGGTCGCCTTCGACCATGACGATCCCGAAGCCGTGGCCCCCCACGGCACCGAAGGCCAGATCATCGCGCTGCTGGAAGGCGACGAGGCCTTCGAGGGATACTGGCGGCGGCCCGAAGCCAACGAGAAATCGCTGAAGAACGGCTGGTTCTTCTCCTCCGACACCGGCTATTTCGACGAGGACGGCGATCTGTTCGTCACCGGTCGCCTTGACGACATGATCATCTCGGGCGGCGAGAATGTCTCCCCGGTCGAGGTCGAAAGCCAGCTCTCGCTGCACCCGGCAGTGGGCGAAGTCGCCGTCGTCGGGCTGCCGCACGAGCGCTGGGGCAAAGTCGTCACCGCGTTCGTCGCACCCTCGAAACCCGTCACCGCCGAGGAGCTGGACGCCTTCTGCGCCGCCTCCACGCTCGCCAACTTCAAGCGCCCGCGTGCCTTCGTATTCGTGCGCGAAATTCCCAAGTCGCCGGTCGGCAAGCTGCTGCGCCGCAAGCTGGTTTCCGGCGAATACGAAGAACTCACCCCTTCCGATCTCCCCACTTCCGACATCAAGGATACCGCCGCATGA
- a CDS encoding UbiX family flavin prenyltransferase, whose amino-acid sequence MTADSRPLIVGMSGASGAIYGIRLLQILRDLGIETHLVMSRGAEITVAHETDWKLAAVRELATQVHAQADIGASIASGSFRTRGMIVAPCSIKSMSEIAWGTTTGLLTRAADVVLKDRRRLVMMVRETPLHTGHLRTMTQVSEMGAIVAPPVPAFYARPQSIEDMVDHTLGRVLDLFDIDTQLVRRWKA is encoded by the coding sequence ATGACCGCAGACAGCCGCCCGCTGATCGTGGGGATGTCCGGCGCGTCGGGCGCGATCTACGGGATACGCCTGCTGCAGATCCTGCGCGATCTTGGTATCGAGACGCATCTTGTCATGTCGCGCGGGGCAGAGATCACCGTCGCGCACGAAACCGACTGGAAGCTCGCCGCCGTGCGCGAACTGGCGACACAGGTCCACGCGCAGGCCGATATCGGCGCATCGATTGCTTCGGGCTCGTTCCGCACGCGTGGCATGATCGTGGCGCCGTGCTCGATCAAGTCGATGTCGGAGATCGCCTGGGGCACCACGACCGGACTGCTGACGCGTGCCGCCGACGTGGTGTTGAAGGACCGTCGCCGTCTGGTGATGATGGTGCGCGAAACACCACTGCACACCGGGCACTTGCGCACGATGACCCAGGTTTCGGAAATGGGCGCAATCGTCGCTCCGCCGGTCCCCGCATTCTACGCCAGGCCGCAGAGCATCGAGGACATGGTCGACCATACTCTCGGCCGCGTGCTCGACCTGTTCGATATCGACACCCAACTGGTGCGCCGCTGGAAAGCGTGA
- a CDS encoding MaoC/PaaZ C-terminal domain-containing protein — MTEPTETARPPMRWLDDIEVGFAWEGRPIAMDEAAIIAFAKLYDPQPMHIDPEAAAKGRFGTVIASGWQVAALVMRDYVETSPFGDLELLGLGLDDLAWSEAVRPGDTLVARREIVEARPSRSKPDRGVVRIAVTVTNQHDRTVMRYVNAIQMFRKPE; from the coding sequence ATGACCGAGCCGACCGAAACCGCCCGCCCCCCGATGCGCTGGCTGGATGACATCGAGGTCGGCTTCGCGTGGGAAGGCCGCCCCATCGCGATGGACGAGGCGGCGATCATCGCCTTTGCGAAACTCTACGACCCCCAGCCCATGCACATCGACCCCGAAGCCGCCGCGAAAGGCCGCTTCGGCACCGTGATCGCCAGCGGCTGGCAAGTCGCCGCGCTGGTGATGCGCGATTATGTCGAGACCAGCCCTTTCGGCGATCTCGAACTGCTCGGCCTCGGCCTCGACGATCTCGCCTGGAGCGAAGCCGTCCGCCCCGGCGACACGCTTGTCGCCCGCCGTGAAATCGTCGAGGCCCGCCCCTCGCGCAGCAAACCGGATCGCGGCGTTGTGCGCATCGCCGTCACCGTCACCAACCAGCACGACCGCACCGTGATGCGCTACGTCAACGCGATCCAGATGTTCCGCAAGCCGGAGTAA
- a CDS encoding (2Fe-2S)-binding protein, which translates to MPRLNADTRHPVTFTLNGREVSGLAEPRLLLSDFLRHEIGATGTHVGCEHGVCGACTVQIDGRLARSCLALAVQTHGADVRTVEGLSQDGGRTLSVLQEAFREHHGLQCGFCTPGFLMSLDALLRTRPDASEDDIREVLSGHLCRCTGYAPILTAALAARDRLLAERDASGEDNAPDAGDKETMTHA; encoded by the coding sequence ATGCCGCGCCTGAACGCCGATACGCGCCACCCCGTCACCTTCACGCTCAACGGCCGCGAAGTCTCCGGCCTGGCCGAACCGCGGCTGCTGCTGAGCGACTTCCTGCGGCACGAGATCGGCGCCACCGGCACGCATGTCGGGTGCGAGCACGGCGTCTGCGGCGCCTGCACCGTGCAGATCGACGGGCGCCTTGCCCGCTCGTGCCTCGCGCTGGCCGTGCAGACCCATGGCGCTGATGTGCGCACGGTCGAAGGCCTGTCGCAAGACGGCGGACGCACCCTCTCGGTGCTGCAGGAGGCGTTCCGTGAACATCACGGATTGCAGTGCGGCTTCTGCACGCCGGGCTTCCTGATGAGCCTCGACGCGCTGCTGCGCACCCGCCCGGATGCAAGCGAGGACGATATTCGCGAGGTGCTCTCCGGCCATCTGTGCCGCTGCACCGGCTACGCCCCGATCCTGACGGCGGCCCTTGCCGCGCGCGATCGGCTGCTGGCCGAGAGAGACGCCTCGGGAGAGGACAATGCCCCCGATGCGGGCGACAAGGAGACCATGACCCATGCTTGA
- a CDS encoding enoyl-CoA hydratase/isomerase family protein: protein MTDPYANLEGFTVEIDAEQQRGDIILDNGEFNTISMAQRDQLKTVFEALDADDRVRVIVVRAIGQHFSSGGYIMGFLEASPEHVSKLAWNIAAPVRCEKPVIAANRGFAFGVGFELSLACDFRIVTETTRYALPEQKLGQIPGSGGSARLQKIVGVARTKNIVMRSRRVTGQEAYDWGLASEIVPDAELEAATDALVKELIGFSPIAQRTAKKLLNDSDDAFLSTAIELEGHCYSRLRTSDDFAEGVKAFHEKRKPVFKGS, encoded by the coding sequence ATGACCGACCCTTATGCCAACCTCGAAGGCTTCACCGTCGAGATCGACGCCGAGCAGCAGCGCGGCGACATCATCCTCGACAATGGTGAGTTCAACACCATCTCGATGGCCCAGCGCGACCAGCTGAAAACCGTGTTCGAGGCGCTCGACGCCGATGACCGCGTGCGCGTGATCGTGGTGCGCGCAATCGGCCAGCACTTCTCCTCGGGCGGCTACATCATGGGCTTCCTCGAAGCCTCGCCCGAACATGTCTCGAAGCTCGCCTGGAACATCGCCGCGCCGGTGCGCTGCGAAAAGCCGGTGATCGCCGCCAACCGCGGCTTCGCTTTCGGTGTCGGCTTCGAGCTGTCGCTCGCCTGCGATTTCCGCATCGTCACCGAGACGACGCGCTATGCCCTGCCCGAACAGAAGCTGGGCCAGATTCCCGGCTCGGGCGGCTCGGCGCGCCTTCAGAAGATCGTCGGCGTCGCGCGCACCAAGAACATCGTGATGCGCTCGCGCCGCGTCACCGGGCAGGAAGCCTACGATTGGGGCCTTGCCAGCGAGATCGTGCCCGATGCCGAACTGGAAGCCGCAACCGACGCCCTCGTCAAGGAACTGATCGGCTTCTCGCCGATCGCCCAGCGCACCGCCAAGAAGCTGCTCAACGACAGCGACGACGCGTTCCTTTCGACCGCAATCGAACTGGAAGGGCACTGCTATTCGCGCCTGCGCACCTCGGATGACTTCGCCGAGGGCGTCAAGGCCTTCCACGAAAAGCGCAAGCCTGTATTCAAGGGGAGCTAA